One Glycine soja cultivar W05 chromosome 2, ASM419377v2, whole genome shotgun sequence genomic region harbors:
- the LOC114383994 gene encoding dehydrogenase/reductase SDR family member 12 — protein MKKSGRTLHLQLQLHFSVLTLAMFLIKTWRQTAFGVFGYLNFTKAGFLDHSKKFNPEDMELRIPGKNCIVTGANSGIGYATAEGLAKRGATVYLVCRNKERGEAALSDIQTKTGNQNVYLEICDLSSVNEIKSFASRFSKKNVPVHVLVNNAGVLEQNRVTTSEGFELSFAVNVLGTYTMTELMVPLLGKASPDARVITVSSGGMYTTPLTKDLQYSESNFNGLEQYARNKRVQVALTEKWAETYKNKGIGFYSMHPGWAETPGVAKSMPSFSKSLSGKLRTSEEGADTVIWLTLQPKEKLVSGAFYFDRAEASKHLAFAGTSDSHAMIDYVVDSLDSMASPFV, from the exons ATGAAGAAGAGTGGAAGAACATTGCACCTGCAACTTCAACTTCACTTCTCCGTTCTAACACTCGCCATGTTCCTTATCAAG ACATGGAGACAGACGGCTTTCGGTGTTTTTGGGTACCTGAATTTCACCAAAGCTGGCTTCCT TGATCATTCTAAGAAATTCAACCCAGAGGACATGGAATTACGAATACCAGGGAAGAATTGCATTGTTACTGGAGCTAACTCTGGAATTGGCTATGCAACGGCTGAGGGTCTTGCAAAGCG TGGCGCAACTGTCTATCTTGTATGTCGTAATAAGGAGAGAGGAGAGGCTGCTCTTTCTGACATTCAAACTAAAACTGGCAATCAGAATGTATATTTGGAG ATTTGTGACCTTTCTTCTGTCAATGAGATCAAGTCATTCGCTTCCAGGTTTTCTAAAAAGAATGTGCCAGTTCACGTGTTG GTTAACAATGCTGGAGTACTTGAGCAAAATCGAGTTACCACATCAGAAGG GTTTGAGTTGAGCTTTGCTGTAAATGTCTTAGGCACTTACACCATGACAGAATTGATGGTACCATTACTGGGAAAAGCTTCCCCTGATGCACGTGTCATTACAGTTTCTTCTGGTGGAATGTATACTACTCCTTTGACCAAAGATCTACAG TATTCAGAGAGCAACTTTAATGGGCTTGAACAGTATGCTCGAAACAAGCGTGTTCAG GTTGCACTAACAGAAAAGTGGGCCGAAACTTACAAGAACAAAGGGATAGGATTTTACTCAATGCACCCTGGTTGGGCTGAGACTCCTGGGGTTGCAAAGAGTATGCCAAGCTTCTCTAAATC GCTTTCAGGGAAGCTTAGAACAAGTGAAGAAGGTGCAGACACAGTTATCTGGTTGACATTACAACCAAAGGAGAAACTGGTATCAGGTGCATTTTATTTTGATAGAGCTGAAGCCTCGAAGCACCTTGCATTTGCTGGTACCAGTGATTCTCATGCTATGATCGACTATGTTGTTGATAGTCTTGATTCCATGGCTTCTCCTTTTGTCTAA
- the LOC114383998 gene encoding type IV inositol polyphosphate 5-phosphatase 3-like isoform X2, whose protein sequence is MKHHHRSPHHQQLFWARVVMRKWLNMGSYESDYSADPVDDDDDSESGSDNEEWGRRSRFANEDEASSESTEFLPKLRRQKSSTYRSQYINKKELRVCVGTWNVGGKLPPDDLDIDDWLGVNEPADIYVLGLQEIVPLNPGNIFGAEDTRPVPKWENIIRETLNRVRPEMPKIKSFSDPPSPSKFKPSDDIPDIEEEILLESDSDIGEEVHPLDEENNICDGTFMGETVNTNLLASDAADIANSGLPVKTDLQRQFSFPKMFDKQHSFSENMVTPFAHQATKLTRMLSGSERMGLSWPEPPLHLLSQRVLDRPTSFKSLKSFKSSKSFKTFNSFKSIMDEMPGIVGLPEIDLEALIKRKRRSPYVRIVSKQMVGIFITVWVRRSLRKQIQNLKVSTVGVGVMGYIGNKGSISVSMSIHQTFFCFICTHLTSGEKEGDELKRNADVHDILRRTHFHSLSYIGLPKKILDHERIIWFGDLNYRINLSNVVTKDLISKKQWSKLVEKDQLIRELKNGVFGGWSEGVLNFPPTYKYEVNSDKYYGEDPKVGKRSPAWCDRILSYGKGMRLLSYKRAELKLSDHRPVTATYMVEVEIFSPRKLQRALTFTDAEIENEQVITNLSNWNLAA, encoded by the exons ATGAAGCATCATCATAGGTCACCACACCACCAACAG CTCTTCTGGGCAAGGGTGGTCATGCGCAAGTGGCTTAACATGGGGAGCTATGAGTCTGATTACAGTGCTGACcctgttgatgatgatgatgattctgaaagtGGTTCAGACAATGAAG AGTGGGGAAGACGGTCGCGGTTTGCAAATGAAGATGAAGCTTCATCTGAATCAACAG AATTTCTTCCAAAGTTAAGGAGGCAGAAGTCATCAACTTATAGATCTCAGTATATAAACAAAAAGGAGCTGAG GGTATGTGTTGGGACGTGGAATGTTGGAGGAAAGCTTCCACCTGACGATCTTGATATTGATGATTGGCTCGGTGTCAATGAACCAGCTGACATCTATGTCCTCGG TCTTCAAGAGATTGTACCCTTAAACCCTGGTAACATATTTGGTGCTGAAGATACCCGTCCTGTTCCAAAATGGGAGAATATTATTCGAGAAACACTGAATAGAGTCCGACCTGAAATGCCAAAGATAAAATCCTTTAGTGACCCTCCATCTCCATCAAAATTTAAGCCATCAGATGACATCCCTGATATAGAAGAAGAAATATTACTTGAAAGTGATAGTGACATTGGTGAGGAAGTCCATCCTTTGGATGAAGAAAACAATATTTGTGATGGAACATTCATGGGTGAAACTGTGAATACAAATTTATTAGCTTCTGATGCTGCTGATATTGCAAACTCCGGCTTGCCAGTTAAAACTGATTTACAGAGGCAGTTTTCTTTTCCAAAGATGTTTGATAAGCAACacagtttttcagaaaacatggTCACGCCATTTGCCCACCAGGCCACTAAACTAACTCGAATGCTTAGTGGGTCTGAAAGGATGGGTTTGAGCTGGCCAGAGCCTCCACTGCATCTGCTATCTCAGCGAGTTTTGGACAGACCAACTTCTTTTAAATCACTCAAATCCTTTAAATCATCTAAGTCGTTCAAAACATTCAACTCTTTCAAGTCAATTATGGATGAAATGCCGGGGATTGTAGGTCTTCCTGAAATTGACCTTGAAGCTTtgataaagagaaaaagaagatcaCCATATGTAAGGATTGTGAGCAAGCAAATGGTTGGGATTTTCATCACCGTTTGGGTTCGTCGGAGCTTGCGTAAACAAATTCAGAATTTAAAGGTTTCAACTGTTGGAGTTGGTGTTATGGGCTATATTGGTAACAAG GGATCAATCTCTGTCAGCATGTCCATACATCAGACgtttttttgtttcatatgtACTCACCTTACGTCAGgtgaaaaggaaggagacgaaCTTAAAAGAAATGCTGATGTTCATGACATACTTCGTAGAACCCATTTTCATTCACTTTCTTATATTGGACTTCCCAAAAAAATCCTTGATCATGA ACGAATAATTTGGTTTGGTGATCTGAATTATCGTATCAACTTATCAAATGTGGTAACAAAAGATCTTATCTCAAAAAAGCAATGGTCAAAATTGGTTGAGAAAGACCAG CTCATACGGGAACTCAAGAACGGTGTGTTTGGAGGATGGTCAGAAGGCGTGTTAAACTTTCCACCAACTTATAAGTATGAGGTTAATTCAGATAAGTATTATGGAGAGGATCCCAAGGTTGGAAAGCGCTCACCAGCATG GTGTGATCGTATTCTTTCATATGGCAAGGGAATGAGATTATTGAGTTACAAAAGGGCAGAGCTCAAACTCTCCGATCACAGACCTGTGACCGCCACATATATGGTTGAAGTTGAGATATTCTCTCCTAGGAAGCTACAGAGAGCCCTAACTTTCACTGATGCAGAGATTGAAAATGAACAAGTCATAACAAATTTAAGTAATTGGAATTTAGCTGCTTAA
- the LOC114383998 gene encoding type IV inositol polyphosphate 5-phosphatase 3-like isoform X1 produces MKHHHRSPHHQQRSWAEICCFGWSCIQLFWARVVMRKWLNMGSYESDYSADPVDDDDDSESGSDNEEWGRRSRFANEDEASSESTEFLPKLRRQKSSTYRSQYINKKELRVCVGTWNVGGKLPPDDLDIDDWLGVNEPADIYVLGLQEIVPLNPGNIFGAEDTRPVPKWENIIRETLNRVRPEMPKIKSFSDPPSPSKFKPSDDIPDIEEEILLESDSDIGEEVHPLDEENNICDGTFMGETVNTNLLASDAADIANSGLPVKTDLQRQFSFPKMFDKQHSFSENMVTPFAHQATKLTRMLSGSERMGLSWPEPPLHLLSQRVLDRPTSFKSLKSFKSSKSFKTFNSFKSIMDEMPGIVGLPEIDLEALIKRKRRSPYVRIVSKQMVGIFITVWVRRSLRKQIQNLKVSTVGVGVMGYIGNKGSISVSMSIHQTFFCFICTHLTSGEKEGDELKRNADVHDILRRTHFHSLSYIGLPKKILDHERIIWFGDLNYRINLSNVVTKDLISKKQWSKLVEKDQLIRELKNGVFGGWSEGVLNFPPTYKYEVNSDKYYGEDPKVGKRSPAWCDRILSYGKGMRLLSYKRAELKLSDHRPVTATYMVEVEIFSPRKLQRALTFTDAEIENEQVITNLSNWNLAA; encoded by the exons ATGAAGCATCATCATAGGTCACCACACCACCAACAG AGAAGTTGGGCTGAAATATGTTGTTTCGGTTGGTCCTGCATACAGCTCTTCTGGGCAAGGGTGGTCATGCGCAAGTGGCTTAACATGGGGAGCTATGAGTCTGATTACAGTGCTGACcctgttgatgatgatgatgattctgaaagtGGTTCAGACAATGAAG AGTGGGGAAGACGGTCGCGGTTTGCAAATGAAGATGAAGCTTCATCTGAATCAACAG AATTTCTTCCAAAGTTAAGGAGGCAGAAGTCATCAACTTATAGATCTCAGTATATAAACAAAAAGGAGCTGAG GGTATGTGTTGGGACGTGGAATGTTGGAGGAAAGCTTCCACCTGACGATCTTGATATTGATGATTGGCTCGGTGTCAATGAACCAGCTGACATCTATGTCCTCGG TCTTCAAGAGATTGTACCCTTAAACCCTGGTAACATATTTGGTGCTGAAGATACCCGTCCTGTTCCAAAATGGGAGAATATTATTCGAGAAACACTGAATAGAGTCCGACCTGAAATGCCAAAGATAAAATCCTTTAGTGACCCTCCATCTCCATCAAAATTTAAGCCATCAGATGACATCCCTGATATAGAAGAAGAAATATTACTTGAAAGTGATAGTGACATTGGTGAGGAAGTCCATCCTTTGGATGAAGAAAACAATATTTGTGATGGAACATTCATGGGTGAAACTGTGAATACAAATTTATTAGCTTCTGATGCTGCTGATATTGCAAACTCCGGCTTGCCAGTTAAAACTGATTTACAGAGGCAGTTTTCTTTTCCAAAGATGTTTGATAAGCAACacagtttttcagaaaacatggTCACGCCATTTGCCCACCAGGCCACTAAACTAACTCGAATGCTTAGTGGGTCTGAAAGGATGGGTTTGAGCTGGCCAGAGCCTCCACTGCATCTGCTATCTCAGCGAGTTTTGGACAGACCAACTTCTTTTAAATCACTCAAATCCTTTAAATCATCTAAGTCGTTCAAAACATTCAACTCTTTCAAGTCAATTATGGATGAAATGCCGGGGATTGTAGGTCTTCCTGAAATTGACCTTGAAGCTTtgataaagagaaaaagaagatcaCCATATGTAAGGATTGTGAGCAAGCAAATGGTTGGGATTTTCATCACCGTTTGGGTTCGTCGGAGCTTGCGTAAACAAATTCAGAATTTAAAGGTTTCAACTGTTGGAGTTGGTGTTATGGGCTATATTGGTAACAAG GGATCAATCTCTGTCAGCATGTCCATACATCAGACgtttttttgtttcatatgtACTCACCTTACGTCAGgtgaaaaggaaggagacgaaCTTAAAAGAAATGCTGATGTTCATGACATACTTCGTAGAACCCATTTTCATTCACTTTCTTATATTGGACTTCCCAAAAAAATCCTTGATCATGA ACGAATAATTTGGTTTGGTGATCTGAATTATCGTATCAACTTATCAAATGTGGTAACAAAAGATCTTATCTCAAAAAAGCAATGGTCAAAATTGGTTGAGAAAGACCAG CTCATACGGGAACTCAAGAACGGTGTGTTTGGAGGATGGTCAGAAGGCGTGTTAAACTTTCCACCAACTTATAAGTATGAGGTTAATTCAGATAAGTATTATGGAGAGGATCCCAAGGTTGGAAAGCGCTCACCAGCATG GTGTGATCGTATTCTTTCATATGGCAAGGGAATGAGATTATTGAGTTACAAAAGGGCAGAGCTCAAACTCTCCGATCACAGACCTGTGACCGCCACATATATGGTTGAAGTTGAGATATTCTCTCCTAGGAAGCTACAGAGAGCCCTAACTTTCACTGATGCAGAGATTGAAAATGAACAAGTCATAACAAATTTAAGTAATTGGAATTTAGCTGCTTAA